A segment of the Acidobacteriota bacterium genome:
GAATCGGAACGGGAAGCCCCCGTCGTCGATTCCAACTTCTCCACCGTCGCCCGGACCTTCAGGTCGAGCCCCTGCGCGGCAACGTGGACACGCGCCTTAGGTCGGTGACGGAGGGACGCCTCGACGGCATCGTGCTGGCGCGGGCAGGTGTCGAGAGGCTGGGGTTGGCGCTCCCCGGGTCTCACGTGCTGGACCCCGAGACGATGGTGCCGGCCGCAGGACAGGGGGCTCTGGCCCTCGAGATCCGCGCGGACGATGCGACAACGCTGGAGCGGGTTTCCAAGCTGGACTGTCGGGAGACCCGCATGGCCGTCCGTTGTGAACGGGCCTGTCTCGAAAGTCTGGATGGGGGTTGCATGGCGCCTCTGGCCGTCCACGCCTGGATCGCCGAAGAGCGGCTTCACCTGATGGCGCGGGCCGGTAGTCTGGACGGGCGTCAGGTGGTTCATGAAGAGGCGTCGATGTCGTGCACCACGGTGGACGATCCGCCACGGGCCCTGGCCGTAGCCGTCGCGGACCGACTGCGATCCCGCGGTGTCGAGTCGATCCTGGAGGCTGCGCGAGCCGCTCAGTTGGCCGACCTTCGGGATCATGGCTGACCGCCCCAGGATCCTCCTGACGCGGTTGGAGGGTCGTGGCGAGCGTCTCCAGCAACAACTCGAGCAGCGAGGATTTCGGGTCGAACGAATCGCCATCCTGACCACCGAGTTCGTGGATCTGACCGACTGGCGCCGCATGGACGACCCGGAGTTGATGTCCGGCGGCTGGTGGGCGTTTACCAGCGTCGCCGCCGTCCAGTCCGTGGCTCGCAGTGGGGCTCTGCGGTCGGTGCTGCAGCGATCGTCGGCACCCGACGTGGCGGCGGTCGGCCCGGCAACCGGCAATGCCGTTCGGGGTCTGCTGGGCGTCGAGCCCCGTGTGGTGGCCGACCCGACGGGTGGGTCTCAGCTGGCCCGTCAGGTTCTGGCTGCCGACGCGAGCGGTCCGTCGGTCGTCTGGTTTCGCGGTGCACGGGCGACCGATTCACTCAGGAAGGAGCTCGATGCCGCAGGGCGAACCTGTATCGAGCGAATCGTCTACGCCGTCAACCCGACCGCCGGGTGTGTGACGGCGGCCCGGTGTCTCCGGGACGGCGACGTGGATCTCTGGATCGTCGCGTCCTCGGCTTCGGCCCTGGCGATCCTCGCGGCCGATGCCGGGATCGACGAGGGCGAGAGGATCGCATCGCACACGAAGATCGTCGCGATCGGCGAGGCGACCGCCGCCACGCTGCGGGCGGTGGGCCGAGACGTTGCCGCCGTCCCGACGGGGCCGACGGATGAGGCCATCGTGGAGACCGTGGCAGCCCTTTTTCCTTGTTGATGCTGTGTTAACATCTCGCGCCCGATCAGGGAGAAATGAATTGCCTACCGACGTTCGCAAGACACCATTGTTCGATGCCCATGTGGCCGCAGGGGGGCGCATGGTCGACTTCTCCGGGTGGCACCTCCCGGTCCAGTACAGCGGTCTGATCGACGAGCATCGGGCGGTCCGTAACGCGGTGGGGATGTTCGATGTCTCGCACATGGGCGAGGCGCGGGTTCGCGGCCCCCAGGCCCTGGAGTTCCTCCAGTGGGTCACCTGCAACGACGTCGCGCGCCTCAGGGACGGGCGAGCCCACTACACCGGCTTGATGACCGAGGACGGGACGTTCGTTGACGATCTCCTGATCTACCGGCTTGCGGCGACGGAGTATCTGCTGGTCCTCAACGCCGCCAACACGCAGAAGGACGTTGCGCATCTGCGCGCGTATCTCTCCGACTTCGACTGTGAGGTCATCGACGAGTCTGCGGACTGGTGCCAGATCGCAGTCCAGGGCCCCGCGTCGCAGCAAGTCTGCGAGGCGGCCTGCGGTATCGAGCTGGCGGCCCTTCGCTACTACCGATTCCTGAACCATGACATCCAGGACGCCTCGTGCATCATCTCTCGCACCGGCTACACCGGCGAAGACGGGTTCGAGATCTACGCGCCCGCCGCGCTGGCGACGTCGATCTGGGATGGTTGTCTTGCGGCGGGCCACGAGCACGGGATCCAGCCGGCGGGTCTCGGCGCTCGCGACACACTCCGCCTTGAGGCGGCGATGGCCCTCTATGGTCACGAGATCGATGACACGACGACGCCGTACCAGGCCAATCTCGGCTGGATCGTCAAGCCGGCGAAGGGGGAGTTCCTCGGCAGCCGTCGGTTGGCCGATGAGAAGCGGCGGCTCGATGCCGGGCAACCGCTAGAACGACGTCTGGTCGGGCTGGAGATGAGCGGTCGCGCCATTGCACGGCAGGGCTATCCGGTGCTGGATGCCGCGGGCGAGCGAACCATCGGCATCGTCACCAGTGGATCGCCTGCACCGGCGCTGGGGAGCAACATCGCGCTGGCACACGTGACCGACGACGGTCTGTCGACGGGCCACGACGTCAAGATCGGTGTGCGAAAGAGAGTGGAATCGGCGACGATCGTCGAGACGCCGTTTTACAAGAGAGAGCGCTAGTACTGACACGCAGACGGGAGAGGTTCATGTATCCAGACGATCGCAAGTACTCGAAAGAACACGAGTGGATTCTTGTTGAAGGGGATGTGGCGACCATCGGTATCACCGATTTCGCCCAGGATCAGCTGGGAGATATCGTCTACGTCGAGGTGCCGGAGATCGACATGGAGGTCAGCGCCGAGGATGTGCTGGGGACCATCGAGTCGGTCAAGGCCGTCTCGGAGATCTTCGCTCCGCTGAGCGGCACGGTGGTCGCGGTCAACGAAGCACTTGAGGACGCGCCGGACAAGGTCAACAGCGAACCCCACGACGGTGGGTGGTACTGCAAGATGCGTATCAAGGACGTGACCGAGGTCGAGAGCTTGCTGGATGCCGCGGCCTACGCGGAGTTGATCGCCGACAGCTAGAGATCGACGAGGAACGCCTCCAACTCCAACCCAACCGTCCGGAACCAGTCGGGCAGTCGCTCGACCGGTAGTCCCACGACGTTGGACCACGAGCCGAACATCGCTTCGCACAGCAGTGCGCCCACACCCTGAATCGCGTAGGCCCCGGCCTTGTCCTTCGGCTCGTCGCTGGCGGCGTAGCCGGCAATCAAGCTGTCGCTATACCGACGGAAGCGCAGGGCGGTCGACTCGTGTGTCACCAGGCGCTCGTTGCGCTCGATCGCGATCAGGCAGACCGCCGTGACCACGTGGTGGGTCCTGCCACGCAGCGCCCGTAGCATTCGGGCGGCATCGGCGGCGTCGGACGGCTTGCCGAGGAGTCGACCATCGACCAGCACGCCGGTGTCTGCAGCCAGCAGCGCGCGATGTGACGTGTTGGCCGCCACGGCCTGGACGTAGACCGCATCGGCCTTGGCCTCTGCCAGACGCCTCAGAGCCGCCACCGGCGGCTCGGTGTTCGGCACCGTCTCATCGATATCCGCCGCCATGACGGTGGGCCGCAGTCCGACACTCTCCAGGAGAGTCCGTCTGCGGGGGGATGCCGATGCGAGGATGAGCCCCGCGGCGGCCAGGTTGTCCATGATGGCGTACCTTCTATAATCAGTAAGGCCCAGGAGATGAGGATGACACGAGGTGTACGGATGCGGAAGGCCCTGATCGTAGGTTTATTGGGAATGTCGCTGTTCCTGTCGGGGGCGTCGGCCGAGGAGCCCCCGTCGTCCCTTCCCGATGTCATGCTGCTGTTCACGGGAGACGTCATCGGCTACATCGACACCTGCGGTTGCAAGCGAAACCCGGCCGGAGGGCTGGCCCGCCGCGCACACTTCACCCGCACCATGCATCGCGAGTTTGCTGCGGTCCCACAGTTGCTGCTGGACAGCGGCAATTTCTCCGATAATCCGACACCCGAAGGGGACCTGAAGACGGCCGCTCTGGTCGAGGGCATGAGCTTGCTGGGCTACGACGTGGTTAACGTCGGTGAGCGGGACGTGAAGCACGGCTGGGATCGTTTCAGTGCGCGACAGGAGAAGGGCGCGTTCGATTTCATTTCGGCCAATCTGGTTTTCACCGACACCGGAGACACGGTCCTCCCGTCTCGAACCATCGTGGAGACGACGTCGCCCGACGGCGCGCGGAAGATCCGCGTCGGCGTCACGGGCGTCATGCGTTTCAACCCGATCTTCAAGCGGGAAGGCCCCGACGGTAGAGAGATCGGTGTGGACCATCCGGTCGACCGACTCAAGACCGAGGTCGCCGCGCTGCGCAAGGACGGGGTCGATCTGGTGGTCGTTCTGGCCGCCGTTCATCAGAGCGATGGCCGACGGATCGCGGCCGAGGTCGGGGGCGTTGATTTCCTGATCGGTTCGTACGGTGGCTCGATCGCTGCGGAGCAATCGGAAGCTAACGGGACGTGGATCTTCTATTCCGGCAATCAGGGGAAGCAGATCGGCGAGAGTCGCGTCTACCTGAATCCGAGCGGTGGCGTTCGAAATCAGTCGAATCGTTTTCACATGCTCGGTCAGGGCTATCCCGCCGACCCCGAGATGCTGGCGTTCGTGAATGCCGTCCCGGTGGATCATCCGGTGGACCCGGCCAACGCGACCGATGCCGCGGGGGATGGTGTTGCCGGACGATAGCCCGCGGCGGGCCATGGGTGTGGACTACGGTGAGCGACGGATCGGTCTGGCGCTTTCCGATCCCCTGGGCGTGACCGCCCAACCGTTCGCCGTCGTCGAACGCGTCGGGCCTCGCAAGGATGCCAACGTGATCGGCGATCACTTCGAGGAGCAATCGGTCGACGTCCTCGTGGTGGGCCTGCCGCTCACGCTCTCCGGCGAGGCGGGGCCTGCCGTGGATGCCGTACGGCAATTCGTGGAGCGAGTTCAGCGTCGGCTCCCCGGCAAGCGAATCGTCTTCTGGGACGAGAGGATGACAACCGTGCAGGCGGAACGTGAGATGATTACCACCGGAGCTCGTCGCGAGAAGCGACGGCAGCGAATCGATTCCGTCGCGGCCACGCTGATCTTGCAGAGTTGGCTCGACGCAGAATCTTAGACGGAATCCCGATGCGACGAATCTTGGTCATCGTAGGCGGCGTGCTGCTGCTGGTCGCGGTCGTTCTGACGGCCACGTTCTACGCGCAGCTCCATCGCGACCATGCGGGCTGGCAGGGGCCGGACGTCGTCGTCGAGCTACCGTCGGGAGAACCTGCGGGGCGTCTGCTGGGACGCCTGGTCGACGCCGGTGTCCTGTCCGATGACGGGCCGCTGCGCACCTGGCTCTCGATTCGCGGTGGGGGAGAGAAGATTCGCGCCGGCGAATATCGTTTCGACCAACCGAGTTCGCCGTTGACGGTTCTCTCCCGTCTTCAGCGTGGAGATATTCTCCTCCACGCCGTGACGATTC
Coding sequences within it:
- a CDS encoding uroporphyrinogen-III synthase — protein: MADRPRILLTRLEGRGERLQQQLEQRGFRVERIAILTTEFVDLTDWRRMDDPELMSGGWWAFTSVAAVQSVARSGALRSVLQRSSAPDVAAVGPATGNAVRGLLGVEPRVVADPTGGSQLARQVLAADASGPSVVWFRGARATDSLRKELDAAGRTCIERIVYAVNPTAGCVTAARCLRDGDVDLWIVASSASALAILAADAGIDEGERIASHTKIVAIGEATAATLRAVGRDVAAVPTGPTDEAIVETVAALFPC
- the gcvT gene encoding glycine cleavage system aminomethyltransferase GcvT, giving the protein MPTDVRKTPLFDAHVAAGGRMVDFSGWHLPVQYSGLIDEHRAVRNAVGMFDVSHMGEARVRGPQALEFLQWVTCNDVARLRDGRAHYTGLMTEDGTFVDDLLIYRLAATEYLLVLNAANTQKDVAHLRAYLSDFDCEVIDESADWCQIAVQGPASQQVCEAACGIELAALRYYRFLNHDIQDASCIISRTGYTGEDGFEIYAPAALATSIWDGCLAAGHEHGIQPAGLGARDTLRLEAAMALYGHEIDDTTTPYQANLGWIVKPAKGEFLGSRRLADEKRRLDAGQPLERRLVGLEMSGRAIARQGYPVLDAAGERTIGIVTSGSPAPALGSNIALAHVTDDGLSTGHDVKIGVRKRVESATIVETPFYKRER
- a CDS encoding Maf family protein, producing MDNLAAAGLILASASPRRRTLLESVGLRPTVMAADIDETVPNTEPPVAALRRLAEAKADAVYVQAVAANTSHRALLAADTGVLVDGRLLGKPSDAADAARMLRALRGRTHHVVTAVCLIAIERNERLVTHESTALRFRRYSDSLIAGYAASDEPKDKAGAYAIQGVGALLCEAMFGSWSNVVGLPVERLPDWFRTVGLELEAFLVDL
- the hemC gene encoding hydroxymethylbilane synthase, which translates into the protein MNPLTVGGRGSALARWQVRWACQALEARHPGIDLQESVIETHGDVSSGPLDPLDRGVFVRTIQQALLDGAINVAVHSLKDLPSRTPDGLLLAAFPGRHPAEDLLIAGGSPDLTALPEGSRIGTGSPRRRFQLLHRRPDLQVEPLRGNVDTRLRSVTEGRLDGIVLARAGVERLGLALPGSHVLDPETMVPAAGQGALALEIRADDATTLERVSKLDCRETRMAVRCERACLESLDGGCMAPLAVHAWIAEERLHLMARAGSLDGRQVVHEEASMSCTTVDDPPRALAVAVADRLRSRGVESILEAARAAQLADLRDHG
- the gcvH gene encoding glycine cleavage system protein GcvH gives rise to the protein MYPDDRKYSKEHEWILVEGDVATIGITDFAQDQLGDIVYVEVPEIDMEVSAEDVLGTIESVKAVSEIFAPLSGTVVAVNEALEDAPDKVNSEPHDGGWYCKMRIKDVTEVESLLDAAAYAELIADS
- the ruvX gene encoding Holliday junction resolvase RuvX: MPDDSPRRAMGVDYGERRIGLALSDPLGVTAQPFAVVERVGPRKDANVIGDHFEEQSVDVLVVGLPLTLSGEAGPAVDAVRQFVERVQRRLPGKRIVFWDERMTTVQAEREMITTGARREKRRQRIDSVAATLILQSWLDAES